From the Pseudomonas putida genome, one window contains:
- a CDS encoding phage tail protein, with product MAIETFTWAPDDEASGDSTLRTRKSQFGDNYAQVSTDGLNAESDSWSLSFGGLAEEVAPILGFIRRHRGATSFLWTNPEGVLGLYRCETFRQQRKPGGVAVLTVTFERAFHP from the coding sequence ATGGCGATCGAAACCTTTACCTGGGCGCCAGATGACGAAGCCAGCGGTGACAGTACCTTGCGCACCCGGAAATCACAGTTCGGTGACAACTACGCCCAGGTGTCCACCGATGGCCTGAACGCTGAGTCTGACAGCTGGTCACTGTCGTTCGGCGGCCTGGCTGAAGAGGTAGCACCTATCCTCGGATTCATCCGGCGTCATCGGGGCGCCACGTCCTTTTTGTGGACGAACCCCGAGGGTGTCCTCGGCCTGTACCGGTGCGAGACGTTCCGGCAGCAGCGAAAACCGGGTGGGGTAGCAGTGCTGACGGTCACCTTTGAACGAGCATTCCATCCATGA
- a CDS encoding phage tail tape measure protein produces MADQQVQGMLVQIEATTAQLRRELASADQVVARTTQSIDRNLEQVDSAFDSAGVAAEKAGMLMRGAFAAVAGAGLIGSIIQQVDAYGQMSDRMKAAAGSAGEYQTVQEHLLRTAQETYRPLAEAQELYIRTADVMRSLGFNTQQTLDITDSFSFLLVTNAAAADKAGSALDAYSKALQTGKVEADGWVSIQDAMPTIVTAIATATGKSAEEIRKLGVQGKLSLDDINTGLLKTVEVNRQAAADMSTSVQDAMVNIGNAIQSFLGGMEEQTGAVAGLSSILITLADNVDLVAVAMAGAGVAALTNYVAKSGLAVKSALADRAARIAQAEAVLQAAIADQRKAETLTILAAREAAAARGTAVQTQMSIQLAQARQREAAATAAVATAQASLRTVSAGLLSVLGGPMGLALLAGTAAASFLLLGSNADQAGVSLEDLHKPVAQLREEFAKLNKDQREASLVKWQQEQITSADKVKDAYGELAQSIRSAVVTAPARDSGGQYNRQLAEYQGLVDRLNEARAAGQGLSPILQEVGNRLQLPAGTVQQWITQAGTVSDADQRSGLIAETLRVLTGVTDENTSATHANNAAKAGMSTAGQTYLETLQKQLAGLQDNGDATKIANRYLAENADLTETDRQAILSAASAIESQKKANKDATEGSKDRTKALKDEIKALDAIIDRALPEKKRLEDLVEGVQGLRKAHTAGKITAAEMELGIKNLNTAYADPVLQKRAEEERKLAEVRRNSAEAYRKAMEVVLQTRQDAINADVAGVGMGDDQREQADRLNAVRQKYAEARRQLEEQQEDVSRRLSEDAYQQRLADLADYQARELQMEVDGFEARLQAQRDYRNGAKRAWANIQADAANVAGATDDMLTTGFNTARDAVADFAINGKSSFRDFTTSVISDMARIASQQAASSLLSGLVGLGVSAASAWFGGGSGNGLPTGSAGAVSSNVGASQAGYSSDYLNNWSGVRQAKGGGWNGGVQFFAKGGAFTNSIVNTPTPFGLAGGDIGVVGEAGPEAIMPLARGSDGSLGVQMVGATAGGSTVVQVSAPVAVTVEDRSSDGMELDTSALQQNMQQQMQGVAERAIAASWRAGGLSYRNSNGRR; encoded by the coding sequence ATGGCCGACCAACAAGTCCAGGGGATGCTGGTCCAGATCGAGGCCACCACTGCCCAACTGCGGCGCGAGCTGGCAAGTGCTGACCAAGTGGTGGCGCGTACTACCCAGTCGATTGACCGGAACCTGGAACAAGTGGACTCCGCGTTCGACAGCGCCGGGGTTGCCGCTGAAAAAGCCGGGATGCTGATGCGTGGCGCATTTGCTGCCGTGGCAGGTGCTGGTCTGATTGGCAGCATCATCCAGCAGGTCGACGCCTATGGGCAGATGTCCGACCGGATGAAGGCCGCCGCTGGCAGTGCTGGTGAGTACCAGACGGTGCAGGAGCACCTGCTGCGTACCGCGCAGGAGACCTACCGGCCATTGGCTGAGGCGCAAGAACTGTACATCCGCACTGCGGACGTCATGCGTAGCCTGGGTTTCAACACCCAGCAAACCCTCGACATCACCGACAGCTTCAGCTTCTTGCTAGTTACCAACGCAGCCGCCGCCGACAAGGCGGGGTCTGCGCTTGACGCCTACTCGAAAGCGTTACAGACCGGTAAGGTCGAGGCGGATGGCTGGGTGTCGATTCAGGACGCCATGCCCACCATCGTCACGGCGATCGCCACCGCCACCGGCAAAAGCGCGGAAGAAATCCGCAAGCTTGGCGTTCAGGGCAAGCTGTCGCTCGACGATATCAATACCGGCCTGCTGAAGACTGTCGAGGTCAATCGCCAAGCCGCTGCCGACATGTCCACCAGCGTACAGGACGCGATGGTGAACATAGGCAATGCCATCCAGAGCTTCTTGGGAGGTATGGAAGAGCAGACCGGCGCCGTTGCTGGCCTGTCGAGCATCCTGATCACCCTGGCCGACAACGTTGACCTGGTGGCCGTGGCCATGGCCGGTGCGGGCGTCGCCGCGTTGACCAATTACGTGGCTAAATCTGGCCTGGCGGTGAAGTCAGCTCTGGCCGACCGTGCGGCGCGTATCGCGCAGGCAGAGGCCGTACTGCAGGCAGCCATTGCTGACCAGCGGAAGGCCGAAACGTTGACCATTCTGGCAGCGCGCGAGGCTGCAGCGGCTCGTGGTACGGCGGTGCAGACGCAAATGTCCATCCAGCTGGCACAGGCGCGACAGCGCGAAGCGGCTGCGACCGCTGCGGTAGCAACAGCACAGGCCAGCCTCCGCACTGTCAGTGCAGGCTTGCTTAGCGTCCTGGGCGGCCCAATGGGGCTTGCTCTGTTGGCTGGTACGGCGGCTGCCAGCTTCCTGCTCCTGGGCAGCAACGCCGATCAGGCAGGCGTCAGCCTGGAGGACCTGCACAAACCAGTGGCGCAACTGCGCGAGGAATTCGCAAAGCTCAACAAGGACCAGCGCGAAGCCTCGCTGGTGAAGTGGCAACAAGAGCAGATCACTTCGGCGGACAAGGTCAAGGACGCCTACGGCGAGCTGGCTCAGTCCATCCGTTCTGCCGTGGTCACTGCCCCGGCACGCGACTCCGGCGGCCAGTACAACCGGCAGCTGGCTGAGTACCAAGGGCTGGTCGACCGGCTCAACGAAGCGCGCGCGGCAGGTCAAGGGCTTTCGCCGATCCTCCAGGAGGTCGGCAACCGCCTGCAGTTGCCGGCCGGCACCGTGCAGCAGTGGATCACCCAGGCCGGTACAGTCAGCGATGCCGACCAGCGCTCGGGATTGATCGCTGAAACACTACGGGTCCTGACCGGGGTAACCGACGAGAACACCTCGGCCACTCATGCCAACAATGCCGCCAAGGCAGGTATGAGTACGGCGGGACAAACCTACCTGGAGACGCTGCAGAAGCAGCTGGCTGGCCTACAGGACAACGGCGACGCGACCAAAATCGCTAACCGCTACTTGGCTGAAAACGCTGACCTCACTGAGACCGACCGACAGGCGATCCTGTCGGCGGCCAGCGCGATTGAATCGCAGAAGAAGGCTAACAAGGACGCCACCGAAGGCAGCAAGGACCGCACGAAGGCGCTAAAGGACGAGATCAAGGCCCTCGACGCGATCATCGACCGAGCGCTCCCCGAGAAAAAGCGCCTCGAGGACTTGGTCGAAGGCGTGCAGGGCCTGCGCAAGGCACATACCGCCGGCAAGATCACTGCTGCTGAGATGGAGCTCGGCATCAAGAACCTCAACACGGCTTACGCCGACCCGGTATTGCAGAAGCGGGCCGAGGAAGAGAGGAAGCTTGCGGAGGTTCGCCGCAACAGTGCCGAGGCCTACCGCAAAGCCATGGAGGTAGTGCTGCAGACACGCCAGGACGCGATCAATGCGGATGTCGCCGGTGTAGGGATGGGGGACGACCAGCGCGAACAGGCCGATCGCTTGAACGCCGTGCGCCAGAAGTACGCCGAAGCCCGCCGGCAGCTGGAGGAGCAGCAGGAAGATGTATCCCGCCGCCTCAGCGAAGATGCCTACCAGCAGCGTCTCGCCGACCTGGCCGACTACCAGGCGCGTGAGTTGCAGATGGAAGTCGACGGATTCGAGGCCCGGCTGCAGGCCCAACGAGACTACCGCAACGGTGCCAAGCGAGCCTGGGCGAACATCCAGGCCGACGCTGCGAACGTGGCAGGCGCAACCGACGACATGCTGACTACGGGCTTCAATACTGCCCGTGACGCCGTGGCTGACTTCGCCATCAACGGCAAGTCCAGCTTTAGGGACTTCACTACCAGCGTCATTTCGGACATGGCCAGGATCGCCAGTCAGCAGGCCGCGAGTTCGCTGCTGAGCGGTTTGGTTGGCCTGGGTGTTTCTGCTGCGAGCGCCTGGTTCGGCGGCGGAAGTGGCAACGGCTTACCAACTGGATCGGCCGGCGCGGTGTCTTCCAACGTAGGCGCATCCCAAGCTGGTTACAGCTCTGACTACCTCAACAATTGGTCGGGCGTGAGGCAGGCTAAGGGGGGCGGCTGGAACGGTGGCGTGCAATTCTTTGCCAAGGGTGGCGCCTTTACAAACAGCATTGTGAATACACCGACTCCCTTTGGTCTCGCGGGAGGTGACATCGGCGTTGTCGGGGAGGCTGGTCCGGAAGCGATCATGCCGCTGGCCCGTGGGTCGGATGGCTCGCTTGGCGTGCAGATGGTAGGAGCCACTGCTGGTGGATCGACCGTCGTTCAAGTGAGCGCGCCTGTGGCAGTGACTGTGGAGGATCGTAGCTCAGACGGAATGGAACTGGACACGAGCGCGCTGCAGCAGAACATGCAACAACAAATGCAGGGCGTGGCCGAGCGCGCAATCGCCGCGTCTTGGCGCGCTGGTGGGTTGAGCTATCGAAATAGCAATGGGAGACGCTGA
- a CDS encoding DUF2513 domain-containing protein, with product MKLDKDLVREILLAVEAHDKPDRWISLQISERSDVETSYHVMLLAEAGFLKADNVGGMNSFEWQATRLTYKGHEFLDTVRDPEIWRRTKEGAERAGVAGLGVLLEIGKAYGKQLMKERLGIELP from the coding sequence TTGAAGCTTGATAAGGACTTGGTGCGTGAGATTCTTCTGGCTGTCGAGGCGCACGACAAACCTGACCGTTGGATTTCACTACAGATTTCTGAAAGATCAGACGTTGAAACGTCGTATCACGTCATGCTTCTAGCAGAGGCCGGCTTTTTGAAGGCGGACAACGTTGGTGGAATGAATAGCTTCGAATGGCAAGCTACTCGGCTCACCTATAAGGGCCACGAATTCCTTGACACTGTACGCGATCCGGAAATTTGGCGAAGAACGAAGGAGGGGGCTGAAAGAGCAGGCGTAGCTGGTCTAGGAGTGCTACTCGAGATTGGGAAAGCTTACGGCAAGCAATTGATGAAAGAGCGCTTGGGCATAGAGCTTCCGTAG
- a CDS encoding phage minor tail protein L, with the protein MTLITHLQKLEPGAEILLFELDGSDFGADTLRFHGHAIPHTAQELAMAGANADQLPAKSIWWQGNEYGAWPMQIEGIEANSDGTAVRPTLTVGNVNGRITALCLAFDNLIEFKLTMRHTMARYLDSANFPAGNPEADPTEEAIEVWYIDQKVSENGTTVSWELASPGDVGGETIGRQMTQLCHWAMTAGYRGPNCGYTGPYYDLDGNPTDDPARDQCNGCLDSGCTVRFGQGNQLPFGGFPAVSLIARS; encoded by the coding sequence ATGACCTTGATCACTCATCTGCAGAAGCTGGAACCGGGGGCGGAAATCCTGCTGTTCGAGCTGGACGGCTCCGATTTTGGAGCGGACACGCTGCGATTCCATGGGCACGCGATACCACACACGGCTCAGGAGCTTGCAATGGCTGGCGCGAACGCCGACCAGCTGCCGGCCAAGTCGATCTGGTGGCAGGGCAATGAGTATGGCGCCTGGCCAATGCAGATCGAGGGCATTGAAGCGAATTCGGACGGTACCGCCGTTCGCCCCACGCTGACGGTCGGCAACGTCAATGGCCGGATTACTGCCCTATGCCTGGCCTTCGACAACCTAATCGAGTTCAAGCTGACCATGCGCCACACCATGGCGCGCTACTTGGACTCGGCAAACTTCCCCGCCGGCAACCCAGAGGCTGATCCGACCGAGGAAGCCATCGAGGTCTGGTACATCGACCAGAAGGTGTCCGAGAACGGCACCACGGTTTCTTGGGAGCTGGCCAGCCCTGGCGACGTGGGCGGGGAGACGATCGGCCGGCAGATGACCCAGCTATGTCACTGGGCCATGACCGCCGGCTACCGTGGTCCGAACTGTGGGTACACCGGGCCCTATTACGACCTGGACGGCAATCCCACGGATGACCCGGCCAGGGATCAGTGCAACGGCTGCCTCGACTCAGGCTGTACCGTTCGCTTCGGCCAGGGCAACCAGCTGCCCTTTGGTGGCTTCCCGGCTGTTTCCCTCATCGCACGGAGCTGA
- a CDS encoding C40 family peptidase codes for MRKHILAAVQAHAAAEYPRECCGLIVAIGRSQRYVPCENTAADPGEEFRIAPEQYAAAEDQGEVIGIVHSHPDAASRPSPRDLAMCEATGLPWHILSWPEGDLRTITPTGHAPLLGRPFVHGAWDCWQVCADWYKREWRLEFPAYVREEGWWEKSDGPSLYEQAYEAAGFYEVSQPQRGDMIVMAVGRTAHPNHAGIYLGADAQLPEEHAQVFGAGPFMLHHLLGRPSEIIVFGGPWLDRTRLVLRHRDAK; via the coding sequence ATGCGCAAACACATCTTGGCCGCCGTGCAAGCGCATGCTGCGGCGGAATACCCGCGGGAGTGCTGCGGGCTGATCGTCGCCATCGGACGCTCACAGCGTTACGTGCCGTGCGAGAACACTGCCGCAGATCCTGGCGAAGAGTTCCGGATTGCGCCCGAGCAGTACGCTGCGGCTGAAGACCAGGGCGAGGTGATCGGCATCGTGCACTCGCACCCCGACGCCGCCAGCAGGCCTTCGCCCCGGGACTTGGCCATGTGCGAAGCCACTGGTTTGCCCTGGCACATCCTGTCGTGGCCGGAGGGCGACCTGCGCACCATCACGCCGACTGGTCATGCGCCGCTGCTGGGGCGGCCGTTCGTGCATGGCGCCTGGGACTGCTGGCAGGTCTGTGCTGACTGGTACAAGCGCGAGTGGCGTCTGGAATTTCCGGCCTACGTGAGGGAGGAGGGGTGGTGGGAGAAGTCGGACGGACCGAGCTTGTATGAACAGGCTTACGAGGCGGCCGGGTTCTACGAGGTCAGCCAGCCGCAGCGCGGCGACATGATCGTCATGGCCGTGGGCCGTACGGCTCACCCGAACCACGCCGGCATCTACCTGGGCGCCGACGCGCAACTGCCAGAGGAACATGCCCAGGTCTTTGGGGCTGGCCCCTTCATGCTGCACCACCTGCTCGGCAGGCCATCAGAAATCATCGTGTTCGGCGGGCCGTGGCTCGACCGGACGCGCCTTGTGTTGCGTCATCGGGACGCGAAGTGA
- a CDS encoding KilA-N domain-containing protein has protein sequence MNNNVIPFHYAGQAVRFNSDGWINATDVAKRFGKRPAKWLELPSTKSYMAALIRHLCIDVRNSDIKLVEASRVRGKAGTWLHPKLAVAFARWLDDDFAVWADLHIDALLRGELNEKQQFDRACRALDDGQQVASLSGRELARWKGRKPALIHQVEYWREQLQMTLGIDAA, from the coding sequence ATGAACAACAACGTCATCCCGTTTCACTACGCCGGCCAAGCCGTTCGCTTCAATAGCGACGGATGGATCAATGCCACCGATGTAGCTAAGAGGTTTGGCAAAAGGCCGGCGAAATGGCTAGAGCTGCCAAGCACTAAAAGCTACATGGCAGCCCTGATAAGGCACCTTTGTATTGATGTCCGAAACTCGGACATCAAACTTGTCGAGGCATCACGGGTGCGCGGCAAGGCCGGCACCTGGTTGCATCCAAAGCTTGCCGTGGCCTTTGCACGATGGTTGGACGACGATTTTGCTGTTTGGGCCGACCTTCATATTGATGCCCTTCTGCGTGGCGAACTCAACGAAAAGCAGCAGTTCGATCGTGCTTGCCGCGCATTGGACGATGGGCAGCAGGTCGCAAGCCTAAGTGGACGCGAGCTGGCTCGATGGAAGGGGCGCAAACCCGCACTGATTCATCAGGTCGAGTACTGGCGCGAACAACTTCAGATGACGTTAGGAATCGATGCGGCCTGA
- a CDS encoding tail assembly protein: MTATAPHFASMTTIKLSGSLAKKFGRTHRRQIDSGETWEVFKALKATLQGFEEEIRRLDRLGLRFAIFRNRKNVGQDDFSRAGTQELRIVPVVAGSKRGGLLQTVIGITLIVAGAFLAATPFGTPLISAGIAMTAGGVIQMLSPQAKGLSQSAAPENLPSYAFGSAKNTTASGNPVPICIGDRRWGGAIISASIEAQDKA, from the coding sequence ATGACAGCTACCGCTCCGCACTTTGCGTCGATGACCACCATCAAGCTATCTGGATCACTGGCAAAAAAATTTGGAAGAACACACAGGCGCCAGATCGACAGTGGGGAAACTTGGGAGGTTTTCAAGGCGTTGAAAGCAACGCTGCAAGGCTTTGAAGAAGAGATCAGGCGGCTGGATCGCCTGGGATTACGCTTTGCAATCTTCCGAAATCGAAAAAACGTCGGGCAAGATGACTTCTCGCGCGCAGGCACTCAGGAACTTCGCATTGTGCCCGTTGTTGCAGGAAGCAAGCGCGGCGGTCTACTGCAAACGGTGATTGGGATCACCCTCATAGTCGCTGGTGCCTTCCTGGCAGCTACCCCATTCGGCACGCCCCTTATCAGTGCAGGTATCGCGATGACTGCCGGTGGCGTCATCCAAATGCTCAGTCCACAAGCCAAGGGCCTATCCCAGAGCGCTGCACCCGAAAACCTACCGTCGTACGCCTTCGGCAGCGCCAAGAACACCACCGCCAGCGGGAATCCCGTCCCGATCTGCATCGGCGATCGACGTTGGGGCGGAGCGATCATCTCAGCCTCGATTGAGGCGCAAGACAAGGCCTAG